Proteins encoded within one genomic window of Ptiloglossa arizonensis isolate GNS036 chromosome 3, iyPtiAriz1_principal, whole genome shotgun sequence:
- the Nep2 gene encoding M13 family metallopeptidase neprilysin 2 isoform X3 gives MTNSMKQTVIKNPTWWKRRSALERGLTVIAVSGVLLCIALAVALGVLAANTTSCVSSRNDRGPPCDEDICYTSECVHTASGILKNMDVEVEPCDDFYDFACGGFLKATHIPDDKTSVNTFTEISDELQNQLRSSIEEKSPQNEPKPFRLAKNLYQACMNKTVIEQQGLDPLLKILEKLGGWPVLIGDDWNETEFNWTESVYKFRKMGYSVDYYIDFSVAVDLKNSTTRIIDLDQASLGLSREYLSKGLDDKIVQAYYSYMVDIAAILGADKTRAKTELKESLEFEMELANISLPNEKRRNATLLYNPMTVQELSKTYPSIPWKEYFNTLLAPSVQVDDDEVVIVSVPSYIATLEKLLATTPKRVLANYVMWRAAASSVSYLTEDIRKRQLQYSTALNGKTEREPRWKECIDTVSGSLTISVGAMYVRKYFKENAKKNAVEMVADIRDEFTKILKKVDWMDEDTRKSALSKAASMSSHIAYPDELLDDSKLEEFYKKLELTTDNYLEGILNLTLFGVEYSFSKLRKPVNKSDWINHGRPAIVNAFYSSIENSIQFPAGILQGAFFNNDRPKYMNYGAIGFVIGHEITHGFDDQGRQFDEKGNLVDWWAPQTKEKYLERAECIIHQYGNYTVDDVNLNLNGINTQGENIADNGGIKEAYLAYKEWVRRNNQEPRLPGLSYSPEQLFWISAANTWCSKYRPEAMKLRITTGFHSPGKFRVLGPLSNMEEFAKDFNCPLGSKMNPEKKCAVW, from the exons aAATCCAACATGGTGGAAGCGACGATCGGCGCTGGAACGCGGGTTAACCGTGATAGCAGTTTCCGGGGTCCTTTTGTGCATCGCGTTAGCTGTGGCACTGGGAGTTCTAGCGGCGAACACGACGTCCTGTGTCTCATCGAGAAACG ACAGAGGACCACCTTGTGACGAAGACATCTGTTACACGTCGGAATGCGTCCATACGG CATCCGGGATACTGAAGAACATGGATGTCGAGGTGGAACCGTGCGACGATTTCTACGATTTCGCTTGCGGTGGCTTTTTGAAGGCTACACACATCCCGGATGACAAGACGAGCGTAAACACGTTCACCGAAATCAGCGACGAGCTGCAAAATCAACTAAGATCCAGCATCGAGGAGAAGAGCCCGCAGAACGAGCCGAAACCcttcagactcgcgaaaaatcTCTACCAAGCTTGCATGAACAAAA CGGTCATTGAGCAACAAGGCTTGGACCCTCTGctgaaaattttagaaaaactcGGCGGCTGGCCGGTGTTGATCGGTGACGACTGGAACGAAACCGAATTCAATTGGACGGAATCGGTGTACAAGTTCCGCAAGATGGGTTACTCGGTCGACTACTACATCGATTTCAGCGTCGCCGTCGATCTGAAGAATAGCACGACGCGAATAATCGAT CTCGACCAAGCGTCCCTTGGCCTGTCGCGTGAATATTTGTCAAAAGGCCTCGATGATAAAATCGTGCAGGCGTATTACAGTTACATGGTCGATATTGCGGCAATTCTTGGCGCTGATAAAACTAGAGCAAAGACGGAACTAAAGGAGTCGTTGGAATTCGAGATGGAACTTGCCAAC ATTTCCTTGCCGAACGAGAAACGTCGCAACGCCACCCTCCTCTACAATCCCATGACGGTGCAAGAGTTGTCGAAGACGTACCCTAGCATACCGTGGAAGGAGTACTTCAACACCCTCTTGGCCCCGAGCGTTCaagtcgacgacgacgaagtcGTGATCGTCAGTGTTCCGAGTTACATCGCGACCTTGGAGAAACTATTGGCCACCACGCCTAAGCGGGTCCTGGCGAACTACGTGATGTGGCGCGCAGCAGCATCCTCGGTGAGCTATCTCACCGAGGATATTCGAAAGAGACAGTTACAGTATTCCACGGCGTTGAACGGGAAAACGGAACGAGAACCAAGGTGGAAGGAATGCATCGATACCGTTTCCGGTAGCCTGACCATAAGCGTCGGTGCCATGTACGTGAGAAAGTACTTCAAGGAGAACGCCAAGAAAAACGCCGTGGAGATGGTGGCCGATATCAGAGATGAATTCACCAAGATATTGAAAAAG GTCGACTGGATGGACGAAGACACGAGGAAGAGCGCTCTGAGCAAGGCAGCTTCCATGTCGAGTCACATCGCGTATCCCGACGAGTTGCTAGACGACAGTAAACTCGAAGAATTCTACAAAAAGCTCGAACTGACCACTGATAACTACCTGGAGGGTATCCTGAACCTGACGCTATTCGGAGTGGAATATTCCTTCAGCAAACTGAGGAAACCCGTAAATAAAAGCGATTGGATAAACCACGGGAGACCGgcgatcgtcaatgcgttctacTCGTCCATCGAAAACAGCATTC AATTCCCGGCTGGTATTCTGCAAGGCGCGTTCTTCAATAACGATCGACCAAAGTACATGAATTACGGCGCGATCGGGTTCGTCATCGGCCACGAAATTACTCACGGCTTCGACGATCAGGGTAGACAATTCGACGAAAAGGGGAACCTCGTCGATTGGTGGGCGCCTCAGACAAAGGAGAAGTATCTCGAGAGAGCGGAGTGTATTATTCATCAGTACGGGAATTACACCGTCGATGATGTTAACTTGAAC CTGAACGGCATAAATACCCAAGGCGAGAACATAGCTGACAACGGTGGTATAAAGGAGGCCTATCTCGCGTACAAGGAGTGGGTTAGGCGAAACAATCAAGAGCCCAGACTGCCAGGACTTTCGTACTCGCCGGAGCAATTGTTCTGGATAAGCGCCGCGAACACCTGGTGCAGCAAATACAGACCGGAAGCGATGAAGCTCCGTATCACCACTGGGTTCCACAGTCCCGGGAAGTTCCGTGTTCTGGGACCGCTTTCCAACATGGAGGAGTTCGCGAAGGATTTCAATTGCCCGCTCGGCTCGAAAATGAATCCCGAGAAAAAGTGCGCCGTCTGGTAA
- the Nep2 gene encoding M13 family metallopeptidase neprilysin 2 isoform X2 encodes MTNSMKQTVIKNPTWWKRRSALERGLTVIAVSGVLLCIALAVALGVLAANTTSCVSSRNADALNGYQNTKGIHIVDRGPPCDEDICYTSECVHTASGILKNMDVEVEPCDDFYDFACGGFLKATHIPDDKTSVNTFTEISDELQNQLRSSIEEKSPQNEPKPFRLAKNLYQACMNKTVIEQQGLDPLLKILEKLGGWPVLIGDDWNETEFNWTESVYKFRKMGYSVDYYIDFSVAVDLKNSTTRIIDLDQASLGLSREYLSKGLDDKIVQAYYSYMVDIAAILGADKTRAKTELKESLEFEMELANISLPNEKRRNATLLYNPMTVQELSKTYPSIPWKEYFNTLLAPSVQVDDDEVVIVSVPSYIATLEKLLATTPKRVLANYVMWRAAASSVSYLTEDIRKRQLQYSTALNGKTEREPRWKECIDTVSGSLTISVGAMYVRKYFKENAKKNAVEMVADIRDEFTKILKKVDWMDEDTRKSALSKAASMSSHIAYPDELLDDSKLEEFYKKLELTTDNYLEGILNLTLFGVEYSFSKLRKPVNKSDWINHGRPAIVNAFYSSIENSIQFPAGILQGAFFNNDRPKYMNYGAIGFVIGHEITHGFDDQGRQFDEKGNLVDWWAPQTKEKYLERAECIIHQYGNYTVDDVNLNLNGINTQGENIADNGGIKEAYLAYKEWVRRNNQEPRLPGLSYSPEQLFWISAANTWCSKYRPEAMKLRITTGFHSPGKFRVLGPLSNMEEFAKDFNCPLGSKMNPEKKCAVW; translated from the exons aAATCCAACATGGTGGAAGCGACGATCGGCGCTGGAACGCGGGTTAACCGTGATAGCAGTTTCCGGGGTCCTTTTGTGCATCGCGTTAGCTGTGGCACTGGGAGTTCTAGCGGCGAACACGACGTCCTGTGTCTCATCGAGAAACG CCGACGCTCTTAATGGATATCAGAACACAAAAGGCATTCACATTGTAGACAGAGGACCACCTTGTGACGAAGACATCTGTTACACGTCGGAATGCGTCCATACGG CATCCGGGATACTGAAGAACATGGATGTCGAGGTGGAACCGTGCGACGATTTCTACGATTTCGCTTGCGGTGGCTTTTTGAAGGCTACACACATCCCGGATGACAAGACGAGCGTAAACACGTTCACCGAAATCAGCGACGAGCTGCAAAATCAACTAAGATCCAGCATCGAGGAGAAGAGCCCGCAGAACGAGCCGAAACCcttcagactcgcgaaaaatcTCTACCAAGCTTGCATGAACAAAA CGGTCATTGAGCAACAAGGCTTGGACCCTCTGctgaaaattttagaaaaactcGGCGGCTGGCCGGTGTTGATCGGTGACGACTGGAACGAAACCGAATTCAATTGGACGGAATCGGTGTACAAGTTCCGCAAGATGGGTTACTCGGTCGACTACTACATCGATTTCAGCGTCGCCGTCGATCTGAAGAATAGCACGACGCGAATAATCGAT CTCGACCAAGCGTCCCTTGGCCTGTCGCGTGAATATTTGTCAAAAGGCCTCGATGATAAAATCGTGCAGGCGTATTACAGTTACATGGTCGATATTGCGGCAATTCTTGGCGCTGATAAAACTAGAGCAAAGACGGAACTAAAGGAGTCGTTGGAATTCGAGATGGAACTTGCCAAC ATTTCCTTGCCGAACGAGAAACGTCGCAACGCCACCCTCCTCTACAATCCCATGACGGTGCAAGAGTTGTCGAAGACGTACCCTAGCATACCGTGGAAGGAGTACTTCAACACCCTCTTGGCCCCGAGCGTTCaagtcgacgacgacgaagtcGTGATCGTCAGTGTTCCGAGTTACATCGCGACCTTGGAGAAACTATTGGCCACCACGCCTAAGCGGGTCCTGGCGAACTACGTGATGTGGCGCGCAGCAGCATCCTCGGTGAGCTATCTCACCGAGGATATTCGAAAGAGACAGTTACAGTATTCCACGGCGTTGAACGGGAAAACGGAACGAGAACCAAGGTGGAAGGAATGCATCGATACCGTTTCCGGTAGCCTGACCATAAGCGTCGGTGCCATGTACGTGAGAAAGTACTTCAAGGAGAACGCCAAGAAAAACGCCGTGGAGATGGTGGCCGATATCAGAGATGAATTCACCAAGATATTGAAAAAG GTCGACTGGATGGACGAAGACACGAGGAAGAGCGCTCTGAGCAAGGCAGCTTCCATGTCGAGTCACATCGCGTATCCCGACGAGTTGCTAGACGACAGTAAACTCGAAGAATTCTACAAAAAGCTCGAACTGACCACTGATAACTACCTGGAGGGTATCCTGAACCTGACGCTATTCGGAGTGGAATATTCCTTCAGCAAACTGAGGAAACCCGTAAATAAAAGCGATTGGATAAACCACGGGAGACCGgcgatcgtcaatgcgttctacTCGTCCATCGAAAACAGCATTC AATTCCCGGCTGGTATTCTGCAAGGCGCGTTCTTCAATAACGATCGACCAAAGTACATGAATTACGGCGCGATCGGGTTCGTCATCGGCCACGAAATTACTCACGGCTTCGACGATCAGGGTAGACAATTCGACGAAAAGGGGAACCTCGTCGATTGGTGGGCGCCTCAGACAAAGGAGAAGTATCTCGAGAGAGCGGAGTGTATTATTCATCAGTACGGGAATTACACCGTCGATGATGTTAACTTGAAC CTGAACGGCATAAATACCCAAGGCGAGAACATAGCTGACAACGGTGGTATAAAGGAGGCCTATCTCGCGTACAAGGAGTGGGTTAGGCGAAACAATCAAGAGCCCAGACTGCCAGGACTTTCGTACTCGCCGGAGCAATTGTTCTGGATAAGCGCCGCGAACACCTGGTGCAGCAAATACAGACCGGAAGCGATGAAGCTCCGTATCACCACTGGGTTCCACAGTCCCGGGAAGTTCCGTGTTCTGGGACCGCTTTCCAACATGGAGGAGTTCGCGAAGGATTTCAATTGCCCGCTCGGCTCGAAAATGAATCCCGAGAAAAAGTGCGCCGTCTGGTAA
- the Nep2 gene encoding M13 family metallopeptidase neprilysin 2 isoform X1: MTNSMKQTVIKNPTWWKRRSALERGLTVIAVSGVLLCIALAVALGVLAANTTSCVSSRNDPVNTEGLPSTADALNGYQNTKGIHIVDRGPPCDEDICYTSECVHTASGILKNMDVEVEPCDDFYDFACGGFLKATHIPDDKTSVNTFTEISDELQNQLRSSIEEKSPQNEPKPFRLAKNLYQACMNKTVIEQQGLDPLLKILEKLGGWPVLIGDDWNETEFNWTESVYKFRKMGYSVDYYIDFSVAVDLKNSTTRIIDLDQASLGLSREYLSKGLDDKIVQAYYSYMVDIAAILGADKTRAKTELKESLEFEMELANISLPNEKRRNATLLYNPMTVQELSKTYPSIPWKEYFNTLLAPSVQVDDDEVVIVSVPSYIATLEKLLATTPKRVLANYVMWRAAASSVSYLTEDIRKRQLQYSTALNGKTEREPRWKECIDTVSGSLTISVGAMYVRKYFKENAKKNAVEMVADIRDEFTKILKKVDWMDEDTRKSALSKAASMSSHIAYPDELLDDSKLEEFYKKLELTTDNYLEGILNLTLFGVEYSFSKLRKPVNKSDWINHGRPAIVNAFYSSIENSIQFPAGILQGAFFNNDRPKYMNYGAIGFVIGHEITHGFDDQGRQFDEKGNLVDWWAPQTKEKYLERAECIIHQYGNYTVDDVNLNLNGINTQGENIADNGGIKEAYLAYKEWVRRNNQEPRLPGLSYSPEQLFWISAANTWCSKYRPEAMKLRITTGFHSPGKFRVLGPLSNMEEFAKDFNCPLGSKMNPEKKCAVW, from the exons aAATCCAACATGGTGGAAGCGACGATCGGCGCTGGAACGCGGGTTAACCGTGATAGCAGTTTCCGGGGTCCTTTTGTGCATCGCGTTAGCTGTGGCACTGGGAGTTCTAGCGGCGAACACGACGTCCTGTGTCTCATCGAGAAACG ATCCTGTTAATACAGAGGGTTTACCATCAACAGCCGACGCTCTTAATGGATATCAGAACACAAAAGGCATTCACATTGTAGACAGAGGACCACCTTGTGACGAAGACATCTGTTACACGTCGGAATGCGTCCATACGG CATCCGGGATACTGAAGAACATGGATGTCGAGGTGGAACCGTGCGACGATTTCTACGATTTCGCTTGCGGTGGCTTTTTGAAGGCTACACACATCCCGGATGACAAGACGAGCGTAAACACGTTCACCGAAATCAGCGACGAGCTGCAAAATCAACTAAGATCCAGCATCGAGGAGAAGAGCCCGCAGAACGAGCCGAAACCcttcagactcgcgaaaaatcTCTACCAAGCTTGCATGAACAAAA CGGTCATTGAGCAACAAGGCTTGGACCCTCTGctgaaaattttagaaaaactcGGCGGCTGGCCGGTGTTGATCGGTGACGACTGGAACGAAACCGAATTCAATTGGACGGAATCGGTGTACAAGTTCCGCAAGATGGGTTACTCGGTCGACTACTACATCGATTTCAGCGTCGCCGTCGATCTGAAGAATAGCACGACGCGAATAATCGAT CTCGACCAAGCGTCCCTTGGCCTGTCGCGTGAATATTTGTCAAAAGGCCTCGATGATAAAATCGTGCAGGCGTATTACAGTTACATGGTCGATATTGCGGCAATTCTTGGCGCTGATAAAACTAGAGCAAAGACGGAACTAAAGGAGTCGTTGGAATTCGAGATGGAACTTGCCAAC ATTTCCTTGCCGAACGAGAAACGTCGCAACGCCACCCTCCTCTACAATCCCATGACGGTGCAAGAGTTGTCGAAGACGTACCCTAGCATACCGTGGAAGGAGTACTTCAACACCCTCTTGGCCCCGAGCGTTCaagtcgacgacgacgaagtcGTGATCGTCAGTGTTCCGAGTTACATCGCGACCTTGGAGAAACTATTGGCCACCACGCCTAAGCGGGTCCTGGCGAACTACGTGATGTGGCGCGCAGCAGCATCCTCGGTGAGCTATCTCACCGAGGATATTCGAAAGAGACAGTTACAGTATTCCACGGCGTTGAACGGGAAAACGGAACGAGAACCAAGGTGGAAGGAATGCATCGATACCGTTTCCGGTAGCCTGACCATAAGCGTCGGTGCCATGTACGTGAGAAAGTACTTCAAGGAGAACGCCAAGAAAAACGCCGTGGAGATGGTGGCCGATATCAGAGATGAATTCACCAAGATATTGAAAAAG GTCGACTGGATGGACGAAGACACGAGGAAGAGCGCTCTGAGCAAGGCAGCTTCCATGTCGAGTCACATCGCGTATCCCGACGAGTTGCTAGACGACAGTAAACTCGAAGAATTCTACAAAAAGCTCGAACTGACCACTGATAACTACCTGGAGGGTATCCTGAACCTGACGCTATTCGGAGTGGAATATTCCTTCAGCAAACTGAGGAAACCCGTAAATAAAAGCGATTGGATAAACCACGGGAGACCGgcgatcgtcaatgcgttctacTCGTCCATCGAAAACAGCATTC AATTCCCGGCTGGTATTCTGCAAGGCGCGTTCTTCAATAACGATCGACCAAAGTACATGAATTACGGCGCGATCGGGTTCGTCATCGGCCACGAAATTACTCACGGCTTCGACGATCAGGGTAGACAATTCGACGAAAAGGGGAACCTCGTCGATTGGTGGGCGCCTCAGACAAAGGAGAAGTATCTCGAGAGAGCGGAGTGTATTATTCATCAGTACGGGAATTACACCGTCGATGATGTTAACTTGAAC CTGAACGGCATAAATACCCAAGGCGAGAACATAGCTGACAACGGTGGTATAAAGGAGGCCTATCTCGCGTACAAGGAGTGGGTTAGGCGAAACAATCAAGAGCCCAGACTGCCAGGACTTTCGTACTCGCCGGAGCAATTGTTCTGGATAAGCGCCGCGAACACCTGGTGCAGCAAATACAGACCGGAAGCGATGAAGCTCCGTATCACCACTGGGTTCCACAGTCCCGGGAAGTTCCGTGTTCTGGGACCGCTTTCCAACATGGAGGAGTTCGCGAAGGATTTCAATTGCCCGCTCGGCTCGAAAATGAATCCCGAGAAAAAGTGCGCCGTCTGGTAA